The Neovison vison isolate M4711 chromosome 13, ASM_NN_V1, whole genome shotgun sequence genome includes a region encoding these proteins:
- the AMN gene encoding protein amnionless, producing the protein MGALGRALLGLQLLALTQAAYKLWIPSTDFEAAANWSQNRTPCAGAAVEFPANKLVSVLVREGHSISDMLLPRDGEFVLASGAGFSAQDASRDQGCGTGAPARFLDPDRFSWHDPRLWRSGDAARGLFSVDAERVPCRHDDVVFPSDASFRVGLGAIPGPARVRSVRALGQTFTRDEDLGPFLASRAGRLRFHGPGALSVGSEACAERSGCVCGNAELQPWICAALLQPLGGRCPPTACRDALRPEGQCCDLCGAIVSLTHGPTFDLEQYRERLLQTFLPQYQGVQVAVSKVPRPARPRDTAGAEEDAEIQVVLAETRPEMGTARRLARALLADVAEHGEALGILSATARESGAPVGDSSAEGLDGAGLRAELAGGVTAALLLLLALAAGALLLRRARRLRWSGRDRAAPGPGLAPLGFSNPAFGAAGSAEPHPQPPAPKLENSSTSRSYFVNPLFAEAEA; encoded by the exons ATGGGCGCGCTGGGCCGGGCCCTCCTGGGGCTGCAGCTGCTGG CGCTGACCCAGGCCGCCTACAAACTCTGGATTCCCAGTACGGACTTTGAAGCCGCCGCCAACTGGAGCCAGAACAGAACCCCGTGCGCGGGCGCCGCCGTCGAGTTCCCCGCAAACAAG CTGGTGTCAGTCCTGGTGCGAGAAGGTCACAGCATCTCGGACATG CTCCTGCCCCGGGACGGGGAATTCGTCCTGGCCTCGGGGGCTGGCTTCAGCGCCCAGGACGCCAGCAGGGACCAGGGCTGTGGCACAG gcgcccccgcgcGCTTCCTCGACCCCGACCGCTTCTCCTGGCACGACCCCCGCCTGTGGCGCTCCGGGGACGCGGCGCGCGGCCTGTTCTCCGTGGACGCCGAGCGCGTGCCCTGCCGCCACGACGACGTCGTCTTTCCGTCCGACGCCTCCTTCCGAGTGGGCCTCGGCGCGATCCCCGGCCCCGCGCGCGTCCGCAGCGTCCGGGCTCTGGGCCAG ACGTTCACGCGCGACGAGGACCTGGGGCCGTTCCTGGCGTCCCGCGCCGGCCGCCTGCGCTTCCACGGGCCGGGCGCTCTGAGCGTGGGCTCCGAGGCCTGCGCCGAGCGGTCGGGCTGCGTCTGCGGCAACGCGGAG CTGCAGCCCTGGATCTGCGCCGCCCTGCTCCAGCCCCTGGGCGGTCGCTGCCCCCCGACCGCCTGCCGTGACGCCCTCCGGCCCGAGGGCCAGTGCTGCGACCTCTGCG GAGCCATCGTGTCGCTGACCCACGGGCCCACCTTTGACCTGGAGCAGTACCGGGAGCGGCTGCTGCAAACCTTCCTG CCGCAGTACCAGGGGGTGCAAGTGGCCGTGTCCAAGGTGCCGCGCCCGGCCCGACCGCGCGACACCGCAGGCGCCGAGGAGGACGCGGAGATCCAGGTGGTGCTGGCGGAGACCCGGCCGGAGATGGGCACGGCGCGACGGCTGGCCCGCGCCCTCCTGGCGGACGTCGCCGAGCACG GCGAAGCCCTTGGGATCCTGTCGGCGACAGCTCGGGAGTCGGGCGCGCCTGTCGGGGACAGCTCGGCGGAGGGGCTGGACGGTGCGGGTTTGCGCGCGGAGCTGGCCGGCGGAGTGACGGCCgcgctgctcctgctgctggcgCTGGCGGCGGGCGCGCTGCTGCTGCGCCGCGCTCGGAGGCTCAG GTGGAGTGGGCGCGACCGAGCGGCCCCCGGGCCGGGGCTGGCGCCCCTGGGCTTCTCCAACCCGGCGTTCGGCGCTGCGGGCTCCGCGGAGCCG CACCCGCAGCCTCCCGCGCCGAAGCTGGAAAACAGCAGCACCAGCCGCAGCTACTTCGTTAACCCGCTTTTCGCAGAGGCAGAGGCCTGA